Proteins encoded within one genomic window of Brassica rapa cultivar Chiifu-401-42 chromosome A09, CAAS_Brap_v3.01, whole genome shotgun sequence:
- the LOC103838838 gene encoding peroxiredoxin-2B, translating to MAPIAVGSVLPDGKIFLFDENDQLQTVTVHSLLAGKKVILFGVPGAFTSACSLQHVPSFIEKADQLKAKGVNEIICYGMNDPYVMKAWGKTFPENKHVKFVSDGSGEYTKLLGLELDLKDKGLGIRTRRFAMLLDNLKVTVANIETGGEFTVSSAEDILKAL from the exons ATGGCTCCGATTGCTGTCGGTAGTGTTTTACCAGACGGAAAAATCTTCCTCTTTGACGAGAACGATCAGCTCCAGACGGTCACCGTTCACTCTCTCTTGGCTGGTAAGAAGGTCATTCTCTTTGGTGTCCCCGGTGCTTTCACTTCCGCCTGCAG CTTGCAGCATGTGCCTAGTTTCATTGAGAAAGCGGACCAGCTGAAAGCAAAGGGTGTTAATGAGATCATTTGCTATGGCA TGAATGATCCGTATGTGATGAAAGCATGGGGAAAGACATTCCCAGAGAACAAGCATGTCAAGTTTGTCTCAGACGGCTCAGGAGAATACACAAAGCTCCTCGGACTGGAGCTTGACCTTAAGGACAAGGGTCTTGGTATTAGGACAAGGAGATTTGCTATGTTGCTCGATAACCTCAAGGTGACTGTCGCCAACATTGAAACAGGTGGCGAGTTCACGGTTTCTAGCGCCGAGGATATCCTCAAGGCTCTCTAA
- the LOC103838839 gene encoding ATP synthase subunit delta, chloroplastic, whose protein sequence is MASLQQTMLSLQSKLPPSSFQIAKSLPIRRTNLPLRIGGGNAAGTRMSATAAGSYAMALADVAKRNDTLELTSADVEKLEKVFSDPQVLNFFANPTVEVEKKRLVIDEIVKSSSLQSHTSNFLNILVDANRINIVRDIVKEFEMVYNKITDTQLAEVRSVVKLEPPQLAQIAKQVQKLTGAKNVRVKTILDPSLVAGFTIRYGDSGSKLIDMSVKKQLEDIAAQLELGEIQLAA, encoded by the coding sequence ATGGCGTCTCTTCAGCAAACCATGTTATCTCTGCAATCGAAACTTCCACCATCTTCCTTTCAAATCGCGAAATCTCTTCCTATTCGAAGAACAAACTTACCACTCCGCATCGGTGGGGGAAACGCGGCGGGAACGAGAATGTCAGCTACAGCAGCCGGAAGTTACGCTATGGCTCTCGCAGATGTTGCGAAGAGGAACGATACTCTTGAACTAACGAGTGCAGACGTAGAAAAGCTAGAGAAGGTATTCTCAGATCCACAGGTACTCAATTTCTTCGCCAATCCCACCGTCGAGGTCGAGAAGAAGCGTCTCGTGATCGACGAGATCGTGAAATCTTCGTCTCTCCAGAGCCACACCTCGAATTTCCTCAACATCTTGGTCGATGCGAATCGGATCAACATAGTGAGGGACATCGTGAAGGAGTTCGAGATGGTGTACAACAAGATAACTGATACGCAATTGGCTGAGGTTAGATCGGTGGTGAAACTGGAGCCGCCGCAACTTGCTCAGATCGCCAAACAGGTTCAGAAGTTAACCGGAGCCAAGAACGTGAGGGTTAAGACGATTCTTGATCCCAGCCTTGTCGCTGGGTTCACGATTCGGTATGGCGATTCCGGGTCGAAGCTTATTGATATGAGTGTGAAGAAGCAGCTTGAGGATATCGCTGCTCAGCTAGAACTCGGCGAGATTCAGTTAGCTGCTTGA
- the LOC103838866 gene encoding uncharacterized protein LOC103838866 produces MRKVLIVDGTHIKNVHGGVLLVVNAQDPDHHHYPIAFGVADDRNKSLIKSIRLVFPEVEHGYCIWHLSQNVKSHVHNNKDTCVFKFRECAHAYTEAELRYLYHAFRMKYPSAAVYLDKSVEEKKLARRYFRGDRYNVDTTNSVESFNGVIKKARKYTLLPMFDVIIAKISELFNNHRKEAAEIPYTLKLVPIFETEMSKRYVEAGFLTVDELNIFHLEYCVHGTDGKVYTVDMAMNTCSCEQFYKDKYPCVHGVAAATFMTAAAGRELHLSEYCSKYYLVEQWALAYHMTIYHVPHMSDWVVPEDVRAKKLLPPDFEKKKRKPQQTRFLSVGESCGRGKRGRRGARGARGRGRARRGDMTSYFECGSGSVNS; encoded by the exons ATGAGGAAAGTCCTCATTGTGGATGGAACACACATCAAGAATGTCCATGGTGGAGTTCTCCTTGTTGTGAATGCTCAGGATCCTGATCATCACCACTACCCAATTGCGTTTGGTGTAGCAGATG ATAGAAACAAAAGCTTGATCAAGTCAATACGTCTAGTGTTCCCTGAGGTCGAACATGGGTATTGTATATGGCATTTGTCTCAGAATGTTAAAAGCCACGTCCATAACAACAAAGATACTTGTGTGTTCAAGTTCAGAGAATGCGCACACGCTTATACGGAGGCTGAGTTAAGGTACCTTTATCATGCTTTTCGCATGAAGTATCCTAGTGCAGCAGTGTATCTTGACAAAAGTGTTGAAGAGAAGAAATTGGCTAGACGTTACTTCAGAGGAGATAGGTACAATGTTGATACCACCAATTCAGTAGAATCTTTTAATGGTGTTATTAAGAAAGCGAGAAAGTACACCTTACTACCAATGTTTGATGTTATCATTGCAAAAATATCTGAATTGTTTAACAACCATAGGAAGGAGGCAGCTGAAATACCATACACACTGAAGCTTGTGCCTATTTTTGAAACCGAAATGTCTAAAAGATATGTTGAAGCGGGCTTTCTTACGGTTGACGAATTAAACATCTTCCATCTTGAGTACTGTGTGCATGGTACTGACGGCAAAGTTTATACTGTTGATATGGCTATGAATACTTGCAGTTGTGAGCAATTTTATAAAGACAAATACCCTTGTGTGCATGGAGTGGCTGCTGCCACATTCATGACTGCGGCAGCGGGAAGGGAACTCCATCTTTCTGAGTATTGTTCAAAATACTATTTGGTGGAGCAATGGGCTTTAGCTTATCACATGACCATATATCATGTTCCTCATATGTCTGATTGGGTTGTACCAGAAGATGTTAGAGCAAAGAAACTACTTCCTCCAGATtttgaaaagaagaaaagaaaaccacAACAAACAAGATTTCTATCAGTAGGAGAATCCTGTGGAAGAGGAAAAAGAGGCAGAAGGGGAGCTAGAGGAGCCAGAGGAAGAGGCAGAGCCAGAAGAGGAGATATGACATCGTATTTTGAATGTGGAAGTGGTTCAGTTAACTCCTAG